GAGAAGGTTAGTGTTGGGATAATGAGTATACTTAGTTGGAGATATATTAGTCTTGAGGATGGTCTCTTGTACTTGGACCACTTCTTCCGGGCCGGGTTTGATTAATTAGCAGAATGTAATTACTAACTATGGAGTATATACTTTTGTTCTCCTAATTAATTACAACATCATATCCTAGCTAATCATGGTGATTTCTATTAATATTTTGTAATTCAAGTATGTAGTACAATTTTACAAAGTCAACGTTTAACATGTTCAAACTGTTAGTAACATTCtatttgaaattttaaattgCACAATATGTACATACATATATTTGCCAAAGTAATACATATTCATATAATAATTAGGttgttcattttcaaaatagtaaatatttattttcaaatcaataagtaactgatcattttcaaatcagtaaatattcatttttaaaatttatatcttATAATTTGGAGGGGTACAACTTGTACCCCCCGGACCCTGATTGTACCTGGGTGTAGCAAAAAAATTGCGGTATCTTATGTTTCTCTTTATGTATCTATGATTTCATTCAAAGATTCTGCAATTACGTTAAACATCAAAATCAAAGTTAATGTACACTAGACCTATTCAACGGGCTGAGCCAAAGTTTAAAGGGCTGGGCTGGGCTAGGTTAAGGTAGAATTTTTACGGTCCGGGCTGGGCTTTGTCCATTTTTCTTGatatagtgttttttttttgttggatctAGTTTTATAAAACTAGAAAGGTTTTCTTCTCATTTGTGGCATCATCTTCTGCTCTTTTGCATATTCAGAAAATAACTCATATTATTGGAATTTGTGAAGCAGACGCAACATCCACTCAAATGTGTATTCTTTTTTAACTGAAACTGGAAATTCTGTTACCCGGAGAAAATCTGGTAATTCTCATAGATGATGAAACAAATTACAGTCTGACTGAATGAAATCAAAACCCTAGTTACAGAATATTGGTTTAGCAAAGCTACGATCTTTGCATATCGAACATTACAATCTGATGAAACAGATTACAATCTTTCTGACTGAAAAACATATTACAGCCTTTCTGAATCAAAATCACAGTCTAACTGATGAAAGTATGAAACAGATTACAGTCTTTCTGAATCAAAATCACAGTACTGATGAAACAGATTACAGTCAAACTGAATCAAAATCCTAGTTACAAAAAGAATTCATAGTGGTTAACAAgtactcaactcaaaaggggtatttctaaaaaaaaaaaaaattaacaaactaTTTCCCTAAAACCTGGCATTGCAAAAATGCCTTGGTTGTTAAACAAACATTAGAAACTTCAAGGAAACAAAGTTATCTCTTGAAATTCAGAGCATTCACATGAAATTCTTCCAATCAATGGCTTCTCCTGGTTGATGAAGTTAGACTATTAGCGCTTGAACTTGATCAATAAAAACCGGACTTCTGGTTCACGGGTCTTAAACCGGTATCATCTTTAACCCGGCTGCAACTGGCATGCCCAAAAACCCAATGAAAATACTAACGAACCACTGCATGAAACTGAGGGGAGTTGTGTTGGCAAATGTACCAAGATATTCCACTATTATAATTTGAAAGAAAAGGGTGACACTGATGACAGTAACAAAAACATAATTGTCtaaaattcccttgaaaacGTCTATTTCCTCCATGTCTCTTGAGCTTATTTCGTTGAAAATCTGCAACAAGAAAGTAACCAGGAGACTGTTAAATTAGTTTTCCTGTGAAAAAATTTGCATAATTTATGggatttttttgtgttttactTTTACAACCTGAAATTCTCAACTTTTATTTTACCATCtaagaaaatataaaaaattcgtTTTACTACCTTTTAACATCAAAGTTAACCGAATCGTTACTGGGCCCACTTCAACGGCTAGTATAACATTTCTTTTGTAAACTTCCACGATGTTTTTAAGCATTTAACTTAAGTTTgtaatttgattaatttagaGATTTAAAGTGCAAAATGGGTGGTGAGAATTGAGGAGTAAAGAAGAAAGTAAAAAATTCAATAAGAAGGAGTAAAGAAGAAAATCACATAAATTAGGTAAAGAATGGGGGGGGGGGACTTAATCTGTGTGCTCCACGATTAGTGCCGTTAACTTTGCCGTTAAAAGGCAGTAAaatgaactttttttttatttttttaggtggtacaATAAAAGTTTGAGATTTTTAGGTAGTAAAACACaaattgagttttttttttttaaggtcgtaAACCACACAAAATTTCCTAATTTATGCAAAACAGCAAAAACTTTCTTTATCAACTTATGATACATGATTAATCCTCTAAAAAAAAGAGCTTATTGAAAACATAAAAAACTGTAATTTACCTGACAGAACACAAATGAGTTGAAGATCAGAGTATTTAAGCTCAGGTCACCCTCTGGACCTTGAAGTCCAAACAAAGCTTTTCCATATGCTTGCAGAAACCATATTACCATGAATTGGTAAAAGGATTGGCCTAATATGTTCCTCCACATTACATTACTAATGAAATTTCCTTGCCTTCCTACTGGTGTTCGTTTCATTAACTCGTCATTTGGAGGCTCAGTAGCCAATGCAAGAGCTCCAAGTGTGTCCATGATCATGTTCACCCATAGAAGCTGAACAGCAGTAAGTGGAGCACTTCCTGAAATAGTGAAATCAAGAGTGTCAAACACCAAGAAAATCAACACAGTTCAACAATCTTGGAAATGAAAATTTTAATGCATACTTCaaacttttgagttttgatcATCTATTTCAAATTTGAACTAATCCCACCTTTCGATTAACTCTTAGGCTCTGTTTGTTTCAACGGAAAATATATTCaaaggaaaatgattttccatgcaaaacaattttcaagggaaaatggttttcctttgtttgtttccTTACAAGAGAAGTTGTAGAGAAAATGAACATAGAAGTGGAAAAAAGAGATAGATAAGAGGAGGTAAACTGAAATGTAAGGGATTAGAGATGAAAATGTGGGCATTCCTTCTTCTCAAAAAGAAAGTTGGTTTTCCATTAGGGAAAGTTGTTTTCCACATTtgagaaaattgttttccacctTTACAAAACAACGaaaggaaaatgggaaaatCATTTTCCGGAAAAGTGTTTTCCGTCAAAACAAACTGGGCCTTAATGACAGCAGCATTTTGGGTCATATTCTCATAATAATCTTAAGAGAAATTATTACTTCTTACAATTGTCCCAGAAATAACCCAAAAGTTTAAGCATCTGAATGTCTTATGATTACTCAAAAGTACAAAAATATGGCCAAACTCGGATCAttcatatgatttttttttctttgtgttAACAAGAGTAGGATTCTTACCAGTCCAACAGGCTGAAAAGAAGTTAACAAGCAAGGCAACGATATTAACAGTCAACTGAAACTGCACAAACTTCTGAATGTTAATGTAAACTGAACGCCCCCATTTAGCAACAGTGACAATTGTAGAGAAATTGTCATCTAGAATGATAACATCAGCACTTTCTTTAGCCACCTGGAGATATAGAGATGGATAATTGTCAGTACAAGTACACAAAAAATGGTCTGAAATTGAGATGAACAACAACATTATGCAAGTGTACTACATACCTCAGTACCAGCAATTCCCATTGCAAGTCCAATATCAGCTTCATGAAGAGCTGGGGCATCATTTGTACCGTCTCCTGTTACTGCCACGACTTCATTAAATGTTGTTCTCAGGTGCTTCACCAGTGTGTGTTTATCTAGGGGAGAAGATCGTGCCATCAcctgcaaaaacaaaaaaagaacaatCCATTAAACcttgttctcttcaacttattttgactgaacttatattatctgaacttatctgaactaaacttattttatctgaaataaacttatatgtgtgtgaaaatgtctgaaaaaacatcttttctgaacttatattatctgaacttattttgtctgaaataagtcaaacagAACAAATCCTAAATCAAAAAAAGGCCAGTTTTAGTTGTTAGGTATAATCCACAAGAAACAGTTTTGACTGATAAAAACCAGTTAATGTACTCTACCTGAATTTTCGGAATGATTTTCTCCAATTCTTCCATGCTCTTTTCTCTAAAAACTGGACCTTCTATAGCAATACCATCATCAGTAAGAATACCACATTCCCTTGCAATAGCCTTAGCTGTATTAATATTATCACCTGTAACCATCCTTACAGTAATCCCAGCTGAACGACATATTGCAACAGACTCCTTAACACCAGGTCTAACAGGATCTTTAATACCGACAATCCCTATACAAGTATACCCTTCAGTAGGCATAGGATCATTTGCAGTAAACCCTGCATCATTCTCAAGATCCATATAAACAAGACACAAAGTTCGAAGAGATTCATTTGCAAACAGATCAATTGTAACCTTAAGATGGTCCAATCTTTCTGCATCAAGGGGAACAACTTCTCCATTTCCATTGATGACTTTATCACAGGTAGCTAATACTATCTCTGAAGCACCTTTACTGTGGGCCCTTAAACCACCTCCATTGGGGAGTTCTAATACAACACCCATCCTCTTCTTTGTAGAGTTGAATGGTTCAACTTTGATAAGCTTTGATGATTTTCTCTCAGCATGGAAATCACCACCAAGTGATAAAGCAAACTCTAACAGAGCGGTTTCAGTGGGTGTTCCTAATATTTCATGTTTCCCTTTCTTGTTCGCAACAACCTCACCTCCTGTGTTGTTGAATATTGATTGTATCAGAAGCTTCAATGTAGAATCAGGCAACTCAGATTTCAACCCAGATTCCCTGTTAATTTCCTTGACATTTAAGCCGATGCAGGATTTGACAACAGTCATACGATTAGTAGTTAGAGTCCCGGTTTTATCACTACAGATAGTAGTAGATGAACCCATAGTCTCACAAGCAGCCAAGTTTCTGACTAAAGCCTTATCATTCATCATCTGTTTCATTGCAAATGCAAGACTCAAAGTTACAGCTAAAGGTAACCCTTCAGGAACAGCCACCACAACAATGGTAACAGCAATAGCAAAATACTCTAACAATTCCAATGCTTCATCACCAGCCCAATACCAATGACTCCCTTCTCTCCATTTACGAGCAATTAACCCGTTTACAAGTACTGCAAAAGTCACAACAGCAAAAAAGAGTCCGATTTTACCAATAATGGTAGCAACCCCGTTTAGTTTCACCTGTAGCGGGGTCTCATCATCACCTCCTTCACTAAGAGTTGCCATTAATTTACCCCATTGTGTCCTCATCCCAACAGTTGTTATTATCATCTTACATGATCCGTCTTGTACTTTAGTACCCGATAAAAGAAACGGGTTTTCTTCACTCACCATAACAGGCTCACTTTCTCCGGTTAAGCTTGATTCATCAATCAATACCGAGAATCCTGACACAAAAAGCCCATCAGCAGGGACCTGATCACCTATAGAGAGATGAACAATATCACCAGGAAGTAACTCATATATAGACATCTTCTGCCTGTATCCATTCCTAGTAACTTGTATGGcaatcttcttcttttctttgtcAAGATCTTTGAATTGTAAAGACTGGCGATAATCACTAGTTGCAGTTACAAACACAACTAGTAAGATGGATGCTACAATCCCAAGCCCGTCATGGGCTCCCCTGGGCCACCCTTCTGTAGCAACACCAACTATTAGAGAGACGAATGCACAAACACCAAGAATCATCAATGTCATGTCTTGAAGTGCTTCCCAAACAAACACCCAGAAACTTCGAGGTTGTGTTTCTGCAAACTTGTTGATCCCAAACATGTCCTGTCTAAGGGAAATAGTGGTTGGGTCGGTGGTTATCCCGTTTTCAGTTGAAGTGCAGAGCTTTTCTGCAATGCCAGGTACTCCTCCATGGGCTTTTACCTTCTTTAAATCATGGCCTTCGACAATGCCACTTAATTCATCAGCACATATACCATAACCTGCTGCTATAACTTCTTTAGGGACTGCATAATCACTTGGTGTTACACCTATACTCAGAAAATGTCACAAAATGTGAGCAATAATATTAACACAAGAACATAATACATGTTTAAAAGCACGTACTCACCCTGTATAAACTGAAATGCAGCCTTGGAAACTAGAACAGCAATTCGTAATTTTTCCTGCAATGCCAAAAACATAAGACTAAAGTcaattgacttttttttttttttctaataacATTGATATTTGACAGTCAAATTAGAGGTGACAATGTCTGAGCAAGAATAATTGAATCTGGCATGAATACAAACACAAATCAACTTGAATTTGACCCTATTCGTTGTCATATTATGCAATTATCTTGAATTTTCATattgtttcttttttatatttgtgAACAGTAACAAATTGACACGAAACCAAACACGAAGCATGACCCGTTTATTAAAATTGCAAGCTCTACAATCAAAATTCATCAAGTCAATCAATgaggtcttggcctagtggttaagactgaaaATCTGTATACGATAATTCTTAGGTTCAAATCCCCTCTCCCATTGATAATTTGTATTGCTGATCATTTGTaccaaaaccaaaaataaaaattttaaaaaaaaatcatcaagtGAACCATAATAAGTCAATAACATTTCCCCTTCAATATCAAATTTAAGAACATAAGTGGatcatatttttaatttttttggcaaattaaGTGGATCATATTACATTTTTTAAAATCATTCATGAAAATGTTACATTAATTACATTCCATTCATACATTTTTTGTGGGAATAAGCAACAATTGGCAATATAAATTTACAAATGGGAAGGGGGATTCGAACATGTCACCTATCACCCAAAACTTCAATGGTACATTGCATtcataaatcaaaataatacaCAGACACAAATAATGAGACCATAAAAGTAGAGAAAAAGGTCGAACCTGATTGGTACGGCGCATAGCAGCAGCTTCGTAACGCTTGGAAAGGTTGGCAGTAAAACGAAAGCGACGCTTTGGGTTTTTAACGACGCCACACAAATTCCTCCATCTTTCCAACACTTCATCTGACGTTCCCTTTGGTTTCACCTCAAAGTTCTGACTCAAATAACTctccatttttttaatttcaaaatACTAATCCGTTTTTGGTTTATCTATCTAACCCAGAAAGTTAAATAATCAAATTGACCTGAATCTCCACTTTTAAACTACCATGATCGAGACCAGAATTTCTACGAAGCAAATTTTAACGACAAAAAGGGTAAAAACGTGTAGTCAGAAAGtgttgggaaatgatgaaattGTGTTTGTGAGAAACATCAAAGAAAGAGGTGGAACTTTTTAGCATTTGCGTTTTAAGAAGAAGATTgccatttttgtttgtttttgtgtgtGAGGTGATCCGAAAATTGGTGGGAAAACTCTCCTCAAATAAATTGGAATTTCCACGATTTTTTCCAACGAATTGCTCGGAGACTTCCTTGCCTATCTATGTCTTCTTTTTATACCCACTAACATCAGGGAATGTAGGATGTGGATGTTGGGGTCTCATTAAGTCATGATGAACCATGTCAATTTGGCCCTATTCTCATCTTTGTCAATTTTTATTACCGGACAACATTTTATAATAACTAACATTATCTTATTTACATTGTACTTTTAGTAAATATGATGGTTAAAATATGTACCAAGTAcataaatagtgtaaaagtaACAATGAATAAGGTATTAATTACCATTGTCGTTGTTCTTATGACCTTAATTACTTCTCTCTACCTATACGTAAAGATGGCCGTGGGTCGAGCTTTAGGTCGAGGGTCTGACGGGTCGGGGTCATGCCAGGCCCATGTTGTATCGGGGCGGGGCGGGCAAAAAAGTTCAAAACATGGCTCAGGCCCGACCCCAAACCCACATGCTTTCATGTCGGGCCAATCCGGCTCATCGAgcctaaggctaattttactaaatttagtgtACTTTATCGTGTCgtgcttttttcaaaaaattaaggcccacgacttcgtgcccaTGTTGGGGTATGATTTTTTCGTGCTCGTGCCGGGTCAGACTTCGGGCCGGTCCAACCCACAGCCATCTTTACCTGTACGTAATAATCTACGCCCTCCTGTTTCAGGTTAGTAATAAGAGAGATTGTGCACATGGTTAAAGGAAATTGTAGAATGGGGACCAAATATAGGATTCTATACTAGGGTAAAAAGTTTGATAAAATAATGTTGGGTTCTTTTCCAAAAGCCTAAAACAAATGACAAATGGATAGGGTAATGATTACTCTAAATTAAACCATAGGTGTTAGCCTGATAGTTAAGAATAAAAGTCTGTTTACGATAAATTATATGTTCGAATCTCCCTCCCCATTAGTAAATTATATTGTCGTTGAACACACTTGAGAAGGGCACTTTATAAACATATTGTTACATTTTACATTACATATACCAAAGAAAGTACTACTCCCAATTAAAGATGGATGTGGATAGGGCCGACCCGAAGCCCGACCCGAGCACGAAAAAAGTTCGGCTCGGCACTGGCACGATGTCGTGGGCCGGACCTGGGCCTTAAATTTTTAGAAAAAGCACGACAATGCACGGCACGACTCGACCCAACACAACAAAGCACGTTAAATTTTgtaaaattagccttaggcaTGACGGCCCGACACGAAAGCCCGTGGGCTCGAGCTGGCTTGTGccttgttttgaacttttcgATCCGGTCCGACACGATATAACGTGGGCCTAAATTGAGCCCGACCCAGTTAGGCCCACAGGCTGTGGGCTTGGCACGAAGCCCGCCCCGACCCGCCCCACGGCCATCTTTACTCCCAATACCCCAAATGGTggtcaattttattttatttgacatCGGTGGTGGTCCAAAGTTTTGAAGCAAGATAAGTGATACTCGTACAATTAGGCCATTCCTATGGAAACCATTAATTAAAAGATGAAAGCATAAACAATTGGTTAGTTAGATCGTGTCCATTACGCGTAACGAACTAACGATAATCATGGTGACTACTCCTATTCAAGTACTCGATAAATAATACACGGCTCGAACATGTCTacacttttttaatttttgtatcAAAGTTA
This genomic stretch from Spinacia oleracea cultivar Varoflay chromosome 3, BTI_SOV_V1, whole genome shotgun sequence harbors:
- the LOC110776916 gene encoding calcium-transporting ATPase 2, plasma membrane-type, whose protein sequence is MESYLSQNFEVKPKGTSDEVLERWRNLCGVVKNPKRRFRFTANLSKRYEAAAMRRTNQEKLRIAVLVSKAAFQFIQGVTPSDYAVPKEVIAAGYGICADELSGIVEGHDLKKVKAHGGVPGIAEKLCTSTENGITTDPTTISLRQDMFGINKFAETQPRSFWVFVWEALQDMTLMILGVCAFVSLIVGVATEGWPRGAHDGLGIVASILLVVFVTATSDYRQSLQFKDLDKEKKKIAIQVTRNGYRQKMSIYELLPGDIVHLSIGDQVPADGLFVSGFSVLIDESSLTGESEPVMVSEENPFLLSGTKVQDGSCKMIITTVGMRTQWGKLMATLSEGGDDETPLQVKLNGVATIIGKIGLFFAVVTFAVLVNGLIARKWREGSHWYWAGDEALELLEYFAIAVTIVVVAVPEGLPLAVTLSLAFAMKQMMNDKALVRNLAACETMGSSTTICSDKTGTLTTNRMTVVKSCIGLNVKEINRESGLKSELPDSTLKLLIQSIFNNTGGEVVANKKGKHEILGTPTETALLEFALSLGGDFHAERKSSKLIKVEPFNSTKKRMGVVLELPNGGGLRAHSKGASEIVLATCDKVINGNGEVVPLDAERLDHLKVTIDLFANESLRTLCLVYMDLENDAGFTANDPMPTEGYTCIGIVGIKDPVRPGVKESVAICRSAGITVRMVTGDNINTAKAIARECGILTDDGIAIEGPVFREKSMEELEKIIPKIQVMARSSPLDKHTLVKHLRTTFNEVVAVTGDGTNDAPALHEADIGLAMGIAGTEVAKESADVIILDDNFSTIVTVAKWGRSVYINIQKFVQFQLTVNIVALLVNFFSACWTGSAPLTAVQLLWVNMIMDTLGALALATEPPNDELMKRTPVGRQGNFISNVMWRNILGQSFYQFMVIWFLQAYGKALFGLQGPEGDLSLNTLIFNSFVFCQIFNEISSRDMEEIDVFKGILDNYVFVTVISVTLFFQIIIVEYLGTFANTTPLSFMQWFVSIFIGFLGMPVAAGLKMIPV